Proteins from a single region of Oryza brachyantha chromosome 6, ObraRS2, whole genome shotgun sequence:
- the LOC102702106 gene encoding G-type lectin S-receptor-like serine/threonine-protein kinase SD2-5, with amino-acid sequence MQMSGWLLKIVHWENLKCVCMEVHGNRRSSPTCLVLWTILISCLLTTCYGSIQKQVLLPGFAAAQMDYIDNDGIFLLSNNSVFGFGFVTSNVSDNTFYLLAVVHLDTTTTVWSANSNSPVSHSDNFVFDKGGNASLQSGGSNVWATNISGKGTATSMQLLDSGNLVVLGEDPSSPLWQSFSHPTDTLLSGQNFIDGMTLVSKSNTQNVTYTLQINSGNMMLYAGFETPQPYWSAQQDSRIIVNKNGNNIYSANLSSASWSFYDQSGSLLSQLVIAQGSANATLSAVLGRDGLISFYMLQGGNGKSTLPITAPADSCDMPAHCNPYTICSSGTCQCPSALGSFANCNPGVISACKSNEEFRLVQLDSGVGYVGTNFFPPVAKTNLTGCKNACMGNCSCLAVFFDQPSGNCFLFNQIGSLQQKGGNTTRFASFVKVSSRGNGGSDSGSGRRDIVIAVIILGTLAIIGILVYIGFWIYKRKRHPPPSQDDAGSSEDDGFLQTISGAPVRFTYRELQDATSNFLNKLGQGGFGSVYLGTLPDGSRIAVKKLEGIGQGKKEFRSEVTIIGSIHHIHLVKLRGFCVEGSHRLLAYEYMAKGSLDRWIFHAQEGDDHLLDWDTRFNIALGTAKGLAYLHQDCDSKIVHCDIKPENVLLDENFVAKVSDFGLAKLMTREQSHVFTTLRGTRGYLAPEWLTNYAISEKSDVYSYGMVLLEIIGGRKSYDPGEDSEKAHFPSFAFKKLEEGELRDIFDAKLRYNDKDGRVETAIKVALWCIQDDFYQRPSMSKVVQMLEGVCDVPQPPVSSQIGYRLYANAFKSSSEEGTSSGMSDYNSDALLSAVRLSGPR; translated from the coding sequence ATGCAAATGAGTGGATGGTTACTGAAGATTGTTCATTGGGAAAACTTAAAGTGTGTGTGCATGGAAGTTCATGGCAATCGTCGCAGCAGTCCAACATGCCTTGTGCTGTGGACGATTTTGATATCCTGCCTATTGACAACATGTTATGGCAGTATCCAGAAACAAGTTCTCTTGCCAGGGTTTGCTGCCGCGCAAATGGACTACATTGATAATGATGGGATATTTCTTCTTTCTAATAACTCTGTCTTTGGCTTTGGTTTTGTCACGAGCAATGTCTCAGACAACACGTTCTACCTTCTTGCGGTGGTTCACCTGGACACTACTACCACCGTCTGGTCTGCCAATTCCAACTCTCCTGTCTCCCATTCagacaattttgtttttgacaaGGGTGGCAACGCCTCCCTGCAGTCAGGAGGCTCCAATGTATGGGCTACCAATATCTCGGGGAAAGGGACTGCCACCTCTATGCAGCTACTGGACTCTGGTAATCTTGTAGTGCTTGGGGAAGATCCGTCTTCTCCTCTTTGGCAAAGTTTCAGTCATCCAACAGACACACTTCTGTCTGGTCAGAATTTCATTGATGGGATGACGCTGGTGAGCAAGTCCAACACACAGAACGTTACCTATACACTTCAAATCAACTCTGGGAACATGATGTTGTACGCGGGCTTCGAGACACCGCAACCTTACTGGTCTGCACAGCAGGATAGCCGAATAATCGTCAACAAGAACGGTAACAACATATACTCTGCAAACCTCAGTTCAGCTTCTTGGTCCTTCTATGATCAATCAGGGTCCCTTCTATCACAATTAGTCATTGCGCAAGGAAGTGCCAACGCCACATTGTCTGCTGTCCTTGGTAGAGATGGATTGATTTCCTTTTATATGCTGCAGGGTGGGAATGGCAAGAGTACTTTGCCAATTACAGCTCCGGCAGATTCTTGTGACATGCCAGCCCACTGCAATCCATATACCATTTGCAGTAGTGGGACTTGCCAGTGCCCTTCAGCCCTTGGCTCGTTTGCAAACTGCAACCCTGGTGTCATATCAGCATGCAAATCTAACGAGGAGTTTCGGCTGGTTCAACTGGATAGTGGTGTTGGTTATGTCGGCACTAACTTCTTCCCACCTGTGGCTAAGACAAACCTTACAGGATGTAAGAATGCTTGTATGGGCAACTGCTCCTGCCTTGCTGTGTTCTTTGACCAACCTTCAGGCAATTGCTTCCTTTTCAATCAGATCGGAAGCTTGCAGCAGAAAGGTGGAAACACAACTCGTTTCGCATCTTTTGTCAAGGTATCCAGCAGAGGAAATGGTGGGAGTGATAGTGGCAGTGGGAGGCGTGATATCGTTATTGCTGTCATTATACTCGGAACTTTGGCTATCATAGGCATCCTTGTTTATATTGGTTTCTGGATCTACAAGAGGAAGAGGCATCCTCCACCCTCACAAGATGATGCTGGTTCATCTGAAGATGATGGATTTTTGCAAACGATATCTGGGGCACCGGTGCGGTTCACTTACAGGGAGCTCCAGGATGCAACTAGCAACTTCTTGAACAAGCTTGGTCAGGGAGGGTTTGGATCTGTGTATCTTGGTACACTCCCAGACGGCAGTCGCATTGCTGTAAAGAAGCTAGAAGGCATAGGCCAAGGGAAGAAAGAGTTCCGCTCCGAAGTAACGATCATTGGCAGTATCCATCACATCCATCTTGTCAAACTCCGAGGGTTCTGCGTAGAGGGATCACACAGGCTCCTCGCGTACGAGTACATGGCAAAGGGATCACTGGATAGGTGGATCTTCCATGCTCAAGAAGGTGATGATCACCTTCTTGACTGGGATACAAGGTTCAACATTGCACTTGGAACTGCCAAGGGATTGGCATACCTCCATCAGGACTGCGATTCAAAGATCGTGCACTGTGACATTAAACCTGAGAATGTTCTTCTCGACGAGAACTTCGTCGCCAAGGTGTCCGACTTCGGCCTCGCCAAGCTGATGACCAGGGAGCAGAGCCATGTCTTCACCACGCTCAGAGGCACACGCGGGTACCTCGCGCCCGAGTGGCTCACCAACTACGCCATCTCAGAGAAGAGCGACGTGTACAGCTACGGGATGGTCCTGCTGGAGATCATCGGCGGGAGGAAGAGCTATGACCCCGGGGAGGACTCCGAGAAGGCCCACTTCCCTTCCTTCGCCTTCAAGAAGCTGGAGGAAGGCGAGCTCCGGGACATCTTTGACGCCAAGCTGAGGTACAACGATAAGGATGGACGCGTCGAGACGGCGATCAAGGTCGCGCTGTGGTGCATCCAGGACGACTTCTACCAGAGGCCGTCCATGTCGAAGGTGGTGCAGATGCTGGAGGGCGTCTGCGACGTGCCCCAGCCGCCGGTGTCGTCCCAGATCGGGTACAGGCTCTATGCCAACGCCTTCAAGTCCAGCAGCGAGGAGGGGACTTCGTCAGGGATGTCGGACTACAACAGCGACGCTCTGCTCTCAGCTGTGAGGCTCTCTGGCCCCAGATGA
- the LOC102708448 gene encoding paired amphipathic helix protein Sin3-like 2: MSKWEPVTFEESLCFVKKVKARDYVLYLSLLDVLSRNERIPLEAYSELSLLFQDHDDLLEELAKFRPLPAPSTVYSHSSIWLLLFLMPFLVLSLLWKCFLLQQPVES; this comes from the exons ATGTCTAAGTGGGAGCCAGTCACATTTGAGGAATCTCTTTGCTTTGTCAAGAAAGTTAAG GCTCGTGACTACGTGTTGTACTTGTCGCTGCTTGATGTGCTCAGTCGAAATGAGCGAATCCCCCTGGAAGCTTACAGCGAG CTTTCGCTGCTTTTCCAGGATCACGACGATCTACTGGAGGAGCTAGCAAAATTCAGACCCCTGCCTGCTCCAAGCACCGTCTATAGCCACAGCTCAATCTGGCTGCTCCTCTTCCTAATGCCCTTTCTTGTCCTAAGCCTTCTCTGGAAGTGCTTCCTTCTTCAACAGCCAGTTGAAAGCTGA
- the LOC102708164 gene encoding pentatricopeptide repeat-containing protein At4g13650-like — translation MTHDHLAALLLRGGGGGHPRAVHGAAVKLGCLASAYLCNNLLLSYQARGLLADARALFDEMPRRNVVSWSVLISASSRLGILGEALSLFAGMLRGGEHDRPNSFAVAALLAGSARARGAVAGEQVHASAVKLGVADDESVAGALVDMYAKCCRVGSSWQAFLLTPHRSVMTWTSMMACLVNHGAPGSRDTATFLFKKMLSLKVWPTNATFSCILKVFDVPELLPSGKQVHGCLVKMGTEVDPALGTALMTMYSRCGGMDEITRLACRIRHDVCSRTSLLVAYARNGCNMEAAGVFRDMLMSNMPIDQSAITSLLQICSSLGQLRVVKEVHCYALKNFCKLDTLLLNAIITVYGRCGDIMSAEIAFNTLENKDTISWTALLTCYVQNDFSQDALFFFREMVRKGLESSVFCITSVLRACSATASLSCGWQIHSMVIKLGVDDDNSVENALVAMYAKCGVVRVALKIFNSMRNRGIISWNSLITSFSQHGNEVAAIQLFGMMQEEMVCPDDYTFVGLLSSCSRMGLVAEGCEYFTQMKTKYNLEPKMEHYTCMVDLFARAGRFSDAIKFIDAMPCQPDQLVWKALLASCRVHGNLDLGRLAAKKILEIRPEDPSPYIILSSIHASIDMWDEKARNRNLLDFQQLRKDMGSSQLDAQEFSNDIFDALQVGVT, via the coding sequence ATGACGCACGaccacctcgccgccctcctcctccgcggcggcggcggcggccacccgCGCGCCGTACACGGTGCCGCCGTAAAGCTCGGCTGCCTCGCCTCCGCCTACCTCTGCAACAACCTCCTCCTCTCGTACCAGGCCCGCGGCCTCCTTGCGGACGCCCGGGCCCTGTTCGATGAAATGCCCCGCCGCAACGTCGTCTCCTGGTCCGTTCTCATCTCCGCCTCATCACGCCTCGGTATCCTCGGGGAGGCTCTCTCCCTGTTCGCCGGCATGCTTCGTGGTGGGGAGCACGACCGCCCCAACTCGTTCGCGGTCGCTGCTCTGCTCGCGGGGTCTGCCCGCGCCAGGGGAGCTGTCGCGGGCGAGCAAGTGCATGCCTCCGCGGTCAAGCTTggtgtcgccgacgacgagagTGTTGCGGGGGCGCTGGTCGACATGTACGCCAAGTGTTGCCGCGTGGGCTCGTCGTGGCAGGCGTTCCTGCTCACGCCGCATAGGAGCGTTATGACCTGGACAAGCATGATGGCTTGCCTTGTCAATCACGGAGCTCCAGGGTCCCGTGACACAGCTACCTTCCTATTCAAGAAGATGCTGAGTTTGAAGGTTTGGCCAACAAATGCTACTTTTTCTTGCATTCTGAAGGTGTTTGATGTGCCCGAGTTGCTCCCCAGCGGAAAGCAGGTTCATGGCTGCTTGGTGAAGATGGGGACTGAGGTGGACCCTGCTTTAGGAACTGCTCTTATGACGATGTACAGTAGATGTGGTGGAATGGATGAGATAACTAGGTTGGCTTGCCGGATAAGGCACGATGTATGCTCCAGGACTTCGCTGCTTGTAGCCTATGCACGCAACGGTTGCAATATGGAGGCGGCTGGAGTTTTTCGGGACATGTTGATGAGTAATATGCCTATTGACCAATCGGCTATAACTAGCCTGCTGCAGATTTGTTCATCACTAGGACAACTGAGAGTGGTCAAGGAGGTCCATTGCTATGCTCTAAAGAATTTTTGTAAGTTGGATACGTTACTTTTGAATGCTATCATCACTGTTTATGGCAGATGTGGCGATATAATGAGTGCAGAGATTGCATTTAATACATTGGAAAATAAGGACACCATATCATGGACAGCATTATTAACTTGCTATGTGCAGAATGATTTTTCTCAAGATGCACTATTCTTCTTTAGGGAAATGGTTCGGAAAGGGCTAGAATCATCAGTATTTTGCATCACAAGTGTGTTACGTGCCTGCTCTGCCACTGCTAGTCTTTCTTGTGGATGGCAAATTCACTCGATGGTGATTAAGTTAGGAGTTGATGATGACAACTCTGTGGAGAATGCCCTTGTTGCAATGTATGCAAAATGTGGAGTTGTTCGGGTTGCATTGAAGATTTTTAATTCAATGAGGAATAGGGGTATTATCTCTTGGAATTCACTAATCACAAGTTTTTCTCAGCATGGCAATGAGGTTGCAGCCATCCAACTATTTGGTATGATGCAAGAAGAAATGGTATGTCCAGATGATTACACTTTTGTTGGACTATTATCATCTTGTAGCCGAATGGGCCTAGTTGCAGAGGGTTGTGAATACTTCACACAGATGAAGACTAAGTACAATCTGGAACCCAAGATGGAACATTACACATGCATGGTTGATCTATTTGCTCGCGCTGGCAGATTTTCTGATGCGATAAAGTTCATTGATGCCATGCCTTGTCAACCAGACCAACTTGTGTGGAAAGCTTTGCTAGCTTCATGCAGGGTTCATGGTAATTTAGATTTAGGAAGGCTTGCAGCAAAGAAGATTTTGGAAATAAGACCAGAGGATCCTTCACCATACATTATATTATCCAGCATTCATGCTTCGATTGATATGTGGGATGAAAAAGCCCGAAATCGAAATTTATTAGACTTCCAACAATTAAGGAAGGACATGGGAAGTAGTCAGCTTGATGCACAAGAAttttcaaatgatatatttgatgCATTACAAGTTGGAGTAACATAA
- the LOC102701830 gene encoding phosphate transporter PHO1-3, producing MDTTATTICCSHARISRPLPMATIEAHYHRCYQFSPAARRRKQEGEEEEDEGSRAAPMVKFSKQFEGQLVPEWKDAFVDYWQLKKDIKRLQAAEAEKVTAVSSSPPPPAAAPVTAAQWVMRLPFLHPHGHHHKEHGAIQVHRKLASGGGGGAVAGEVYETELAGGGAGFPDGEAAAAFFARLDEQLNKVNRFYERKEAEFVERGESLRRQLQILADLKAAVVAEQRRGSRSPPGSEDPSVSCSILHGDQSLRGACDPEQEGQEKLTRDITARSPDAAGDDDQLLSIPQELGDSGRLGRTRESEADGGGSKLRTALSGGRAITCQGRSLRINIPVTTPTRTVTAIRELLFDDKLSQSRRSGGGTNGGKCGDKLSINKRKVHQAEKMIRGALVELYKGLGYLKTYRSLNMMAFVKILKKFDKVTAKEAQSIYLKVVESSYFNVSDKVIRLMDDVDELFVRHFADGDKRKAMKYLKPNQREESHTTTFFIGLFTGGFLALFIGYCIMAHIAGMYTQQSNKVYMATSYPVLSMFSLFFLHLFLYGCNIFMWRKTRINYTFIFEFTPTKELKYRDVFLICTTSMTIVIGVMFAHLTLIVKGYSSCAVQAIPGALLLVFLLILVCPFNILYRSCRYHFLRVIRNIILTPFYKVVMVDFFMADQLCSQVPLLRSLEYLACYYITSSYKTQDYGYCTRVKHFRDLAYAVSFLPYYWRAMQCARRWFDEGDINHIVNLGKYVSAMLAAGAKVAYENDNSAGWLSLVVIVSSVATIYQLYWDFVKDWGLLQFNSKNPWLRNDLILRQKYIYFLSMGLNLILRLAWLQTVIHPNIGSLDSRVTLFFLAALEVIRRGHWNFYRLENEHLNNAGKFRAVKVVPLPFHEVEED from the exons ATGGACACCACTGCAACCACCATATGCTGCTCGCACGCACGTATAAGTAGGCCTCTCCCCATGGCCACCATTGAGGCGCACTACCACCGCTGCTACCAGTTctccccggcggcgaggaggaggaagcaggagggggaggaggaggaagacgaaggtTCGAGGGCGGCGCCAATGGTGAAGTTCTCCAAGCAGTTCGAGGGCCAGCTTGTGCCCGAGTGGAAGGACGCCTTCGTGGACTACTGGCAGCTCAAGAAGGACATCAAGAGGCTACAGGCTGCGGAGGCGGAGAAGGTGACGGCGGTgtcgtcgtctccgccgccgccggcggccgcgccggtgacggcggcgcagTGGGTGATGAGGCTGCCGTTCTTGCACCCCCATGGTCACCACCACAAGGAGCATGGCGCCATCCAG GTGCACAGGAagctggcgagcggcggagggggcggcgcggtggccggaGAGGTGTACGAGACGGAgctggcgggcggcggcgccgggttcccggacggcgaggcggcggcggcgttcttcGCGAGGCTGGACGAGCAGCTGAACAAGGTGAACCGGTTCTACGAGCGGAAGGAGGCGGAGTTCGTGGAGCGCGGCGAGTCGCTCCGCCGGCAGCTGCAGATCCTCGCCGACCTcaaggccgccgtcgtcgccgagcagcggcgcggcagccgctcgccgccgggctCCGAGGACCCCTCCGTCTCCTGCTCCATCCTGCACG GAGATCAGTCCCTCAGAGGCGCCTGTGACCCAGAGCAGGAAGGCCAGGAGAAGCTCACCAGAGACATCACTGCAAGGAGCCCCGACGCAGCAGGGGACGATGACCAGCTGCTCTCTATCCCTCAAGAACTGGGAGATTCAGGGAGGCTTGGCAGGACAAGAGAATCAGAagctgacggcggcggcagcaagcTGAGGACGGCGCTCTCAGGAGGGAGGGCGATCACCTGCCAGGGCAGGAGCCTGAGGATCAACATCCCGGTCACCACGCCGACAAGGACGGTCACCGCCATCCGCGAGCTGCTGTTCGACGACAAGCTGAGCCAGTCcaggcggagcggcggcggcaccaaCGGCGGCAAGTGCGGCGACAAGCTGAGCATCAACAAGAGGAAGGTGCACCAGGCGGAGAAGATGATCAGGGGTGCCCTGGTTGAGCTGTACAAGGGGTTGGGGTACCTCAAGACGTACCG GAGCTTAAACATGATGGCGTTTGTTAAGATCTTGAAGAAATTTGACAAG gtTACAGCAAAGGAAGCACAGTCCATATACCTGAAAGTGGTGGAGAGCTCCTACTTCAATGTCTCTGACAAG GTGATTAGGTTAATGGACGATGTGGATGAGCTGTTTGTGAGACATTTTGCCGATGGTGATAAAAGGAAAGCAATGAAGTATCTGAAGCCAAATCAGAGGGAAGAATCACACACCACAACATTTTTCATAG GACTATTCACTGGTGGCTTTTTAGCATTGTTCATTGGCTATTGTATCATGGCGCACATTGCTGGGATGTACACTCAGCAGTCAAACAAGGTCTACATGGCAACATCATATCCCGTCCTGAG CATGTTCAGCCTCTTCTTTCTTCATCTCTTCCTCTACGGATGCAACATCTTCATGTGGAGAAAGACACGTATAAACTACACATTCATATTTGAATTCACACCTACGAAAGAGCTCAAGTATCGTGATGTGTTCCTGATTTGCACTACTTCCATGACGATTGTCATTGGTGTAATGTTTGCGCACCTGACACTCATTGTCAAAGGGTATTCGTCATGTGCAGTCCAAGCAATACCGGGAGCTCTACTTCTG GTTTTCTTGCTAATATTGGTCTGCCCTTTCAACATCCTCTACCGATCATGTCGTTACCACTTCCTAAGAGTGATCAGAAACATCATTCTAACCCCCTTCTACaag GTTGTCATGGTTGATTTCTTCATGGCTGATCAACTTTGCAGCCAG GTACCACTGCTTAGGAGTCTGGAGTATCTGGCATGTTATTACATAACTAGCAGCTATAAGACACAAGACTATGGCTACTGCACAAGAGTGAAGCATTTTAGAGATTTGGCTTATGCAGTATCCTTCCTGCCTTACTACTGGAGAGCTATGCag TGTGCAAGGAGATGGTTTGATGAGGGGGACATAAACCACATTGTCAACCTTGGCAAGTATGTGTCAGCAATGCTTGCTGCTGGAGCAAAAGTGGCATATGAGAATGATAACAGTGCTGGATGGCTGTCACTTGTTGTCATTGTGTCAAGTGTCGCCACGATCTACCAACTATACTGGGACTTTGTCAAGGATTGGGGCCTTCTGCAGTTTAATTCCAAGAACCCTTGGCTCCGTAATGATCTGATACTTAGACAGAAGTACATCTATTTCCTATCCATG GGTCTGAACCTTATCTTGAGGCTTGCATGGCTTCAGACTGTCATCCACCCTAACATCGGAAGCCTGGATTCCAGAGTAACTCTGTTCTTCTTGGCAGCTCTTGAGGTGATTCGACGAGGCCACTGGAACTTCTACAG GTTGGAAAACGAGCACCTAAATAATGCAGGGAAGTTCAGAGCTGTGAAAGTTGTTCCACTTCCTTTTCATGAAGTGGAAGAGGACTAA